Proteins co-encoded in one Oncorhynchus gorbuscha isolate QuinsamMale2020 ecotype Even-year unplaced genomic scaffold, OgorEven_v1.0 Un_scaffold_2009, whole genome shotgun sequence genomic window:
- the LOC124024807 gene encoding uncharacterized protein LOC124024807 isoform X1, producing the protein MSDDSKSVKWEDPPDDQNKVVENMKDETETHETNKNRTGGKAKRKSSGRAKKTSVEEDSSIGAESSQTPGCGFQERGSIIEQLEKEAQRTLMPSLKIETCCAPILLSFLRSLTDDQWRVIQHGMKNNLTFEQLSMLCLKIVKVVTQTALRILLPALARIMGVNLRSGATSPESQCSLTGSEDSLGSLDEREKRLLISEMTYWTKERRRNGSAGCRQKSTRRTSSPCCSPKSVTREETKRTAIQSRNRLRFPLLMDIA; encoded by the exons ATGTCAGATGACAGCAAG AGCGTGAAATGGGAGGATCCCCCGGATGACCAAAATAAAGTCGTGGAGAACATGAAGGATGAAACAGAGACACATGAGACCaacaagaacaggacaggaggcAAG GCTAAACGTAAGTCCAGTGGCCGTGCCAAGAAGACTTCCGTGGAGGAGGACAGCAGCATTGGTGCAG AGTCTTCTCAGACACCCGGGTGTGGTTTCCAGGAAAGGGGATCTATCATTGAGCAGCTGGAGAAGGAGGCTCAGAGGACTCTAATGCCTTCTCTCAAGATTGAGACATGCTGtgccccaatcctcctctccttcctgaggAGTCTAACTGATGA CCAATGGAGAGTGATTCAGCATGGCATGAAAAATAAC CTCACATTCGAGCAGCTCTCCATGCTGTGTCTGAAGATTGTTAAAGTCGTGACCCAGACAGCCCTCCGCATTCTCCTACCAGCGCTAGCTCGTATCATGGGGGTGAACCTGAGGAGTGGGGCAACCTCCCCAGAATCCCAGTGCTCTCTGACAGGGTCTGAGGATTCCTTAggcagtctggatgagagagagaaaaggctgcTGATCAGTGAGATGACCTACTGGactaaggagaggaggaggaatggcaGTGCAGGGTGCCGCCAAAAATCCACTCGCAGAACCTCATCACCATGCTGTTCGCCTAAGAG CGTTACAAGAGAGGAAACAAAAAGGACTGCCATTCAGTCCAGGAACAGACTGAGATTCCCTCTACTGATGGACATTGCATAG
- the LOC124024807 gene encoding uncharacterized protein LOC124024807 isoform X2, with translation MKDETETHETNKNRTGGKAKRKSSGRAKKTSVEEDSSIGAESSQTPGCGFQERGSIIEQLEKEAQRTLMPSLKIETCCAPILLSFLRSLTDDQWRVIQHGMKNNLTFEQLSMLCLKIVKVVTQTALRILLPALARIMGVNLRSGATSPESQCSLTGSEDSLGSLDEREKRLLISEMTYWTKERRRNGSAGCRQKSTRRTSSPCCSPKSVTREETKRTAIQSRNRLRFPLLMDIA, from the exons ATGAAGGATGAAACAGAGACACATGAGACCaacaagaacaggacaggaggcAAG GCTAAACGTAAGTCCAGTGGCCGTGCCAAGAAGACTTCCGTGGAGGAGGACAGCAGCATTGGTGCAG AGTCTTCTCAGACACCCGGGTGTGGTTTCCAGGAAAGGGGATCTATCATTGAGCAGCTGGAGAAGGAGGCTCAGAGGACTCTAATGCCTTCTCTCAAGATTGAGACATGCTGtgccccaatcctcctctccttcctgaggAGTCTAACTGATGA CCAATGGAGAGTGATTCAGCATGGCATGAAAAATAAC CTCACATTCGAGCAGCTCTCCATGCTGTGTCTGAAGATTGTTAAAGTCGTGACCCAGACAGCCCTCCGCATTCTCCTACCAGCGCTAGCTCGTATCATGGGGGTGAACCTGAGGAGTGGGGCAACCTCCCCAGAATCCCAGTGCTCTCTGACAGGGTCTGAGGATTCCTTAggcagtctggatgagagagagaaaaggctgcTGATCAGTGAGATGACCTACTGGactaaggagaggaggaggaatggcaGTGCAGGGTGCCGCCAAAAATCCACTCGCAGAACCTCATCACCATGCTGTTCGCCTAAGAG CGTTACAAGAGAGGAAACAAAAAGGACTGCCATTCAGTCCAGGAACAGACTGAGATTCCCTCTACTGATGGACATTGCATAG